A genome region from Thermomonospora amylolytica includes the following:
- a CDS encoding alpha/beta hydrolase, with protein MPVGYSVTVAFVALGTLCALAPVRRPRPIADVSYHLGLVVNELPFTAFLWLLIWTSVAFAQSDIATPGGWATVGLAVVTASGLAVVAWRGLRDRASVERAMAEGLGAGWRTAIDADLAARPRRRAPLARIVLWPFVRRRRDVERVPNVRYGDAGRRNLLDVYRHRSRPTGAPVLIHMHGGGYSRGRKNSQSLPLLYRLASHGWVCISANYRLRPDARHPEHLIDLKKVIAWVREHAHEYGADPATLFVAGSSAGGHMAALAALTQGDPGLQPGFEDADTSVTAAICLNTYYGAYYGQGPESSPLSRIAADAPPFFLAHGDKDTLTPVAAARQFADRLRLASANPVVYAELRGGHHAFDLFHSLRFEAVIDGIEDFAAWVRLQRETTTRLQEGSHRADGEPRAARTPEAGRTESGS; from the coding sequence GTGCCCGTCGGTTATTCGGTCACAGTGGCGTTCGTCGCGCTCGGCACGTTGTGCGCGTTGGCGCCCGTGCGGCGGCCGCGGCCGATCGCCGACGTGAGCTACCACCTCGGCCTCGTCGTCAACGAACTGCCGTTCACGGCCTTCCTCTGGCTGCTGATCTGGACGTCGGTGGCGTTCGCTCAAAGTGACATCGCCACGCCGGGCGGTTGGGCGACCGTCGGGCTGGCCGTCGTCACGGCGTCCGGGCTCGCGGTCGTCGCCTGGCGCGGACTGCGGGACAGGGCGAGCGTCGAACGTGCGATGGCCGAAGGGCTCGGGGCCGGGTGGCGTACCGCCATCGACGCCGACCTCGCGGCGAGGCCGCGTCGCCGCGCTCCGTTGGCCCGCATCGTCCTCTGGCCGTTCGTTCGGCGTCGCCGTGACGTCGAGCGCGTGCCCAACGTGCGGTATGGCGACGCGGGCCGCCGGAACCTCCTCGACGTCTACCGCCACCGCTCCCGGCCGACGGGCGCGCCCGTGCTCATCCACATGCACGGAGGCGGCTACTCACGGGGGCGCAAGAACAGCCAGTCGCTTCCGCTGCTCTACCGGTTGGCGAGCCATGGCTGGGTGTGCATCAGCGCGAACTACCGGCTGCGGCCAGACGCCCGGCACCCAGAGCACCTGATCGACCTCAAGAAGGTGATCGCCTGGGTGCGGGAGCACGCCCACGAGTACGGGGCCGATCCGGCGACGCTGTTCGTGGCGGGCAGTTCGGCGGGCGGGCACATGGCGGCGCTGGCCGCGCTGACTCAGGGCGACCCCGGTCTGCAGCCGGGCTTCGAGGACGCGGACACCTCGGTCACCGCCGCCATCTGCCTGAACACCTACTACGGCGCCTACTACGGGCAAGGACCCGAGTCCTCACCGCTGTCCCGCATCGCGGCCGACGCGCCGCCGTTCTTCTTGGCGCACGGTGACAAGGACACGCTGACGCCCGTGGCGGCCGCTCGGCAATTCGCCGACCGGCTACGCCTCGCCTCCGCCAACCCCGTCGTCTACGCCGAACTGCGCGGAGGCCACCACGCCTTCGACCTCTTCCACTCCCTTCGCTTTGAAGCGGTCATCGACGGGATCGAGGACTTCGCCGCCTGGGTGAGACTTCAGAGGGAGACGACGACCCGGCTCCAGGAGGGTTCCCACAGGGCGGACGGCGAGCCCCGGGCGGCCAGGACTCCCGAGGCGGGGCGTACCGAATCCGGATCGTGA
- a CDS encoding TetR/AcrR family transcriptional regulator has protein sequence MNQERRDSLRDAAIEVLAEAGGRGLTHRAVDAAAGVPPGTTKNYFPTRDALLRAVAERCVELYHQVPTPPPTDRESLAAMLRALLENVAGPGRSRLLAISELQSEAARKPWLGAILDRVTAADFADFEHAQRAAGLPVTPHRAAILTLALHAALSHLLAGGPDTLAATGLDDLDEFVHRLLETIYGPPAPGQN, from the coding sequence GTGAACCAGGAGCGACGAGACTCCCTGCGGGACGCGGCCATCGAGGTGCTGGCGGAGGCAGGTGGGCGAGGCCTGACCCACCGGGCCGTGGACGCCGCCGCGGGGGTGCCGCCGGGCACCACCAAGAACTACTTTCCGACCAGGGACGCCTTGTTGCGGGCGGTCGCCGAACGGTGCGTCGAGCTGTACCACCAGGTCCCCACCCCGCCGCCCACCGACCGGGAGAGCCTGGCGGCCATGCTCCGCGCGCTCCTGGAGAACGTCGCCGGGCCGGGCCGATCCCGCCTGCTGGCGATTTCGGAGCTTCAGTCCGAGGCGGCCCGCAAGCCATGGCTGGGGGCGATCCTCGACCGGGTCACGGCCGCCGACTTCGCCGACTTCGAGCACGCCCAGCGCGCCGCCGGGCTACCGGTCACCCCGCACCGCGCCGCCATCCTGACGCTGGCCCTGCACGCCGCCCTCTCCCATCTGCTGGCCGGAGGCCCCGACACCCTGGCCGCGACCGGGCTCGACGACCTCGACGAATTCGTCCACCGTCTTCTCGAGACGATCTACGGCCCACCCGCCCCAGGGCAGAACTGA